One Brassica napus cultivar Da-Ae chromosome C2, Da-Ae, whole genome shotgun sequence DNA window includes the following coding sequences:
- the LOC106378087 gene encoding uncharacterized protein LOC106378087: MKMQVDFYAGRLNVTIARSDRRIGRWIDRNVPAGDNCSLGATVQWPQPRNSPAAVLALCYDRRCILIQLCYLSRLPKRLLRLLRSPSVTLAGIWNGHDGAKLLQQNSDLQVRSLIDLRNGAGEEDDGVALRNLSSTEIIVRSEPNHPSDTLEHKLL, encoded by the coding sequence ATGAAGATGCAAGTAGATTTTTATGCAGGAAGGCTCAACGTCACCATTGCGAGGAGTGATAGACGGATCGGACGTTGGATTGACCGGAATGTCCCCGCCGGTGATAACTGTTCACTTGGAGCCACCGTACAGTGGCCACAGCCGAGGAACAGTCCCGCCGCTGTTCTCGCTCTATGCTACGACCGGAGATGCATCCTAATCCAGCTTTGTTACCTTTCTCGACTCCCCAAGCGTCTCCTCCGTCTCCTTCGCTCTCCATCCGTCACACTCGCCGGGATCTGGAACGGACACGATGGAGCTAAGCTTCTGCAGCAGAACTCCGATCTCCAGGTGCGTTCACTGATAGACCTCCGCAACGGTGCGGGAGAAGAAGATGACGGTGTTGCTCTCCGCAATCTCTCTAGCACCGAGATCATTGTTAGGAGTGAACCTAATCACCCCTCTGATACCTTAGAACACAAGTTGCTTTGA
- the BNAC02G21830D gene encoding uncharacterized protein BNAC02G21830D: MQWTRLPETCGRLSPIGLTGNGSKGRYYVVNLVRSEPCLLCLSVLDTKRGKWRIRLIEHPRWSEFGWCPTQCHAVNFEGALHWLGQNGPIVAYNPKYRHACIVIHRFPEMRHESYGEKAVVTETLTISMGYLRVIQLVCYPCKSEKDHHLVIWTLVDYKKSIWKQEEHGPIYFSDMVSDLSWIQDYMQRYNLTTSKENCMALIKEVFLLPRETRRQQIIWPQPLHCHPDNPLLVYLYLPESIVLLDITTKKLRLITKVATRTRRMGYHFYWTRYDKVIPLTLHLDPSLIPDTIGR; this comes from the coding sequence ATGCAATGGACCCGACTTCCTGAAACGTGCGGCAGATTATCTCCTATTGGGTTAACAGGGAATGGGTCAAAGGGCAGGTACTATGTTGTTAACCTGGTGAGGTCTGAACCTTGTCTGCTTTGCCTCAGTGTTTTGGACACTAAGCGCGGTAAATGGAGAATACGTCTTATAGAGCATCCGCGTTGGTCAGAATTTGGATGGTGCCCAACGCAGTGCCATGCCGTGAACTTTGAGGGAGCTCTACATTGGCTAGGCCAAAACGGACCTATTGTAGCTTATAATCCAAAGTATAGGCATGCATGCATAGTCATCCATCGTTTCCCAGAGATGCGTCATGAATCATATGGTGAGAAAGCGGTGGTCACGGAGACCTTAACAATCTCAATGGGCTATCTACGCGTCATTCAGCTCGTTTGCTATCCCTGTAAGAGTGAAAAAGATCACCATCTTGTTATTTGGACACTGGTGGATTACAAAAAATCGATATGGAAACAAGAAGAGCATGGGCCAATATACTTCAGTGACATGGTTTCTGATCTTTCATGGATACAAGACTACATGCAGCGTTATAATCTGACGACAAGTAAAGAAAACTGCATGGCCCTTATTAAGGAAGTTTTTTTGCTTCCTCGAGAAACCAGAAGACAGCAGATCATTTGGCCACAGCCTTTGCATTGCCATCCAGACAACCCTCTTCTCGTTTACTTGTACTTACCAGAAAGCATCGTCTTACTTGATATCACAACAAAAAAGCTGAGGTTAATAACTAAAGTCGCCACCAGAACTAGACGGATGGGCTACCACTTTTACTGGACCCGATATGACAAGGTAATACCACTCACACTTCACTTAGATCCATCCTTGATCCCCGACACCATCGGAAGATGA
- the BNAC02G21840D gene encoding uncharacterized protein BNAC02G21840D, which yields MATSAFSSRGAQTMNTMLVKPMLRKSIHKKTASHDIVREAMKTDGASVGEAEIKTMRSFNVARETTSFSESSWVPHEATGIYYPKGQEKVMQDVPPPPAGSHVYDLVNWFS from the exons ATGGCAACTTCCGCCTTCTCGTCTCGTGGTGCACAAACGATGAACACCATGCTCGTCAA ACCGATGCTTAGGAAATCTATCCACAAGAAGACTGCATCGCACGACATAGTAAGGGAGGCGATGAAGACTGATGGCGCCAGCGTCGGAGAGGCTGAGATCAAGACGATGAGAAGTTTCAACGTCGCCAGAGAGACGACATCGTTTTCAGAGAGTAGTTGGGTCCCACATGAAGCCACGGGAATATACTATCCAAAGGGACAAGAGAAGGTCATGCAAGATGTGCCTCCTCCTCCAGCTGGTAGCCATGTGTACGATCTCGTTAACTGGTTCTCTTGA
- the BNAC02G21850D gene encoding uncharacterized protein BNAC02G21850D isoform X2: MGPAWFGKIYNKLETILVEVDTFTSQNTLCLNSSDPSGWESVRGEPDDRLTSPSCERSPSDPPSHQNFDVLGNVSVEEQVEEDIMKEDLSVSSSSSSDEETLSKVSLIQEYCVGNLTSPTSHGNEESPGEASVFPREESVEEVRVESFRDYVSTATLEISNVNPTDTKFPDAPAEDNMRSSNEDDVINGKPDAPLDTKALSGITFQEDHPGCVDDNELYALHFRTKKLRSRKILDALTTKRIREKEYEQLAIWFGDADMGSDLVSGDSEAIDFKSSQVHESADSQWELL; this comes from the exons ATGGGTCCAGCATGGTTTGGTAAAATTTACAACAAGCTTGAAACAATACTTGTGGAGGTGGACACTTTCACTTCACAG AACACTCTGTGTTTGAATTCAAGTGATCCTTCAGGATGGGAATCTGTAAGAGGTGAACCAGATGATAGGCTTACTTCACCGAGCTGTGAAAGAAGTCCTTCTGATCCACCATCACATCAGAACTTTGACGTTTTAGGAAATGTTAGTGTTGAGGAACAAGTTGAAGAGGATATCATGAAGGAGGATTTATCAGTCTCCTCCTCCTCGTCTTCTGATGAAGAAACACTCTCTAAAGTTTCATTGATTCAAGAGTACTGTGTTGGTAATCTGACATCACCCACTTCACATGGCAATGAGGAGTCTCCTGGAGAAGCTTCGGTTTTTCCAAGAGAGGAGAGTGTAGAAGAAGTTAGGGTTGAATCATTCAGAGATTATGTTTCCACAGCTACGCTTGAGATCTCAAATGTAAATCCAACCGACACAAAGTTTCCAGATGCACCTGCTGAAGATAACATGAGATCCTCTAATGAGG ATGATGTGATTAATGGTAAGCCTGATGCTCCATTGGATACCAAAGCATTGTCCGGCATAACATTTCAAGAAGACCACCCCGGGTGTGTTGACGACAATGAACTCTATGCTCTCCATTTTAGGACCAAGAAGCTCAGATCA AGAAAGATCTTGGATGCTTTAACGACAAAAAGAATAAGAGAGAAGGAGTATGAGCAGCTTGCAATTTGGTTCGGAGATGCAGATATGGGTTCTGATCTGGTCAGTGGTGACTCTGAAGCCATAGACTTCAAAAGCTCGCAGGTACATGAATCAGCCGATTCCCAATGGGAGCTATTGTGA
- the BNAC02G21850D gene encoding uncharacterized protein BNAC02G21850D isoform X1 — protein MGPAWFGKIYNKLETILVEVDTFTSQNTLCLNSSDPSGWESVRGEPDDRLTSPSCERSPSDPPSHQNFDVLGNVSVEEQVEEDIMKEDLSVSSSSSSDEETLSKVSLIQEYCVGNLTSPTSHGNEESPGEASVFPREESVEEVRVESFRDYVSTATLEISNVNPTDTKFPDAPAEDNMRSSNEDDVINGKPDAPLDTKALSGITFQEDHPGCVDDNELYALHFRTKKLRSVKRKILDALTTKRIREKEYEQLAIWFGDADMGSDLVSGDSEAIDFKSSQVHESADSQWELL, from the exons ATGGGTCCAGCATGGTTTGGTAAAATTTACAACAAGCTTGAAACAATACTTGTGGAGGTGGACACTTTCACTTCACAG AACACTCTGTGTTTGAATTCAAGTGATCCTTCAGGATGGGAATCTGTAAGAGGTGAACCAGATGATAGGCTTACTTCACCGAGCTGTGAAAGAAGTCCTTCTGATCCACCATCACATCAGAACTTTGACGTTTTAGGAAATGTTAGTGTTGAGGAACAAGTTGAAGAGGATATCATGAAGGAGGATTTATCAGTCTCCTCCTCCTCGTCTTCTGATGAAGAAACACTCTCTAAAGTTTCATTGATTCAAGAGTACTGTGTTGGTAATCTGACATCACCCACTTCACATGGCAATGAGGAGTCTCCTGGAGAAGCTTCGGTTTTTCCAAGAGAGGAGAGTGTAGAAGAAGTTAGGGTTGAATCATTCAGAGATTATGTTTCCACAGCTACGCTTGAGATCTCAAATGTAAATCCAACCGACACAAAGTTTCCAGATGCACCTGCTGAAGATAACATGAGATCCTCTAATGAGG ATGATGTGATTAATGGTAAGCCTGATGCTCCATTGGATACCAAAGCATTGTCCGGCATAACATTTCAAGAAGACCACCCCGGGTGTGTTGACGACAATGAACTCTATGCTCTCCATTTTAGGACCAAGAAGCTCAGATCAGTAAAG AGAAAGATCTTGGATGCTTTAACGACAAAAAGAATAAGAGAGAAGGAGTATGAGCAGCTTGCAATTTGGTTCGGAGATGCAGATATGGGTTCTGATCTGGTCAGTGGTGACTCTGAAGCCATAGACTTCAAAAGCTCGCAGGTACATGAATCAGCCGATTCCCAATGGGAGCTATTGTGA